The following are encoded together in the Tripterygium wilfordii isolate XIE 37 chromosome 3, ASM1340144v1, whole genome shotgun sequence genome:
- the LOC119993262 gene encoding uncharacterized protein LOC119993262 — translation MEFFYWKGVDLTTYPWREGGVILSFDFAHQVFEKLLLPDIFDNPYLGYEIAIINGLPAVISYYLYDYETLFDIWIMTERGVIESWIRLVSFGPLPNPIRPLGFWNNSGLLLEDFEGRLMLYDHSTQQLKNLHLQLEGDLGTLEVVNYEENLVPKQL, via the coding sequence ATGGAGTTTTTTTATTGGAAGGGAGTCGATTTGACGACATACCCATGGAGGGAAGGGGGAGTGATTCTATCATTTGATTTCGCCCATCAAGTGTTTGAGAAATTGCTTCTACCAGATATTTTCGACAATCCTTATCTTGGGTATGAGATTGCAATCATTAATGGATTACCTGCTGTAATTTCATACTATCTATATGATTATGAGACATTGTTTGATATATGGATAATGACTGAACGTGGAGTGATAGAATCTTGGATCAGATTAGTCAGTTTTGGACCACTCCCGAATCCTATTAGACCATTAGGATTTTGGAATAATAGTGGATTGCTCTTGGAAGACTTTGAAGGGCGGCTGATGTTATATGATCACAGCACCCAACAGCTGAAAAATCTTCATCTTCAACTCGAGGGAGACTTGGGAACTTTAGAAGTAGTGAACTATGAGGAGAATCTTGTTCCCAAACAACTCTAG
- the LOC119995356 gene encoding protein SRG1-like isoform X3, which translates to MQQQQISETNMDNPSAPSKQLSESRSTKELVTNGEEPPERYFYKNCDEGFLDPSLPAMEIPVIDLGLLKSPEELEKLRSALISFGCIEAINHGMTSTFLDEVREVVKQFFQLPEAEKQKYAREVNSIEGYGNDMILLDSQILDWNDRLYLKISPEDQRQLRFWPQNPESLRDILHEYTLKLKMINEVVLKAMARSLNLEDNSFLSQFGEEANMFARFNFYPPCPKPDVVLGLKPHADGSGITMVLQDKEVEGLQFLKDSKWFRAPIVPEALLINIGDQVEIMSNGFFKSPMHRAVISKEKQRISLAVFSAPGPDQEIEPLDELVSQTRPKSYKKLKDYPAIYFHYYQQGKRSKKIGRRR; encoded by the exons atgcagcagcagcagattTCAGAGACAAACATGGACAATCCTTCTGCTCCATCCAAGCAATTATCTGAATCAAGAAGTACCAAAGAACTGGTGACTAATGGAGAGGAACCACCAGAGAGGTATTTCTACAAAAACTGTGATGAAGGGTTCTTGGACCCTTCTCTTCCAGCGATGGAGATACCTGTTATTGATCTTGGCTTACTGAAATCCCCAGAAGAGCTCGAAAAACTTCGATCCGCTCTTATATCCTTTGGCTGCATCGAG GCAATCAATCATGGAATGACGAGTACATTCCTAGATGAAGTGAGAGAAGTTGTCAAACAATTCTTTCAACTTCCTGAGGCGGAAAAGCAGAAATATGCCAGAGAAGTAAATAGCATTGAAGGGTATGGGAATGATATGATTCTTTTAGACAGTCAGATACTGGATTGGAATGATCGATTGTACCTCAAAATAAGCCCGGAAGATCAGCGACAGCTCAGATTTTGGCCCCAAAACCCTGAATCCTTGAG AGACATCCTACATGAATATACTCTGAagttaaaaatgataaatgaaGTGGTACTCAAGGCCATGGCAAGATCATTAAACTTGGAGGACAATAGCTTCTTGAGCCAGTTCGGAGAAGAAGCAAACATGTTTGCCAGATTTAATTTCTATCCTCCGTGTCCAAAGCCTGATGTAGTTCTCGGCCTCAAACCGCACGCAGATGGTTCTGGAATCACCATGGTCTTGCAAGACAAAGAAGTGGAAGGACTTCAGTTCCTAAAAGACAGTAAATGGTTTAGAGCTCCTATTGTTCCTGAAGCCCTTCTCATCAACATTGGTGATCAAGTAGAG ATAATGAGTAATGGATTCTTCAAGAGCCCAATGCACAGGGCAGTaataagcaaagaaaaacagaggattTCTCTGGCTGTATTCTCTGCTCCGGGACCTGATCAGGAGATTGAACCACTTGATGAACTGGTCAGCCAGACGAGGCCGAAATCATACAAGAAGCTGAAAGATTACCCAGCAATCTACTTCCACTACTATCAACAAG GTAAGAGATCAAAGAAAATAGGGAGAAGAAGATag
- the LOC119995356 gene encoding protein SRG1-like isoform X2: MQQQQISETNMDNPSAPSKQLSESRSTKELVTNGEEPPERYFYKNCDEGFLDPSLPAMEIPVIDLGLLKSPEELEKLRSALISFGCIEAINHGMTSTFLDEVREVVKQFFQLPEAEKQKYAREVNSIEGYGNDMILLDSQILDWNDRLYLKISPEDQRQLRFWPQNPESLRDILHEYTLKLKMINEVVLKAMARSLNLEDNSFLSQFGEEANMFARFNFYPPCPKPDVVLGLKPHADGSGITMVLQDKEVEGLQFLKDSKWFRAPIVPEALLINIGDQVEIMSNGFFKSPMHRAVISKEKQRISLAVFSAPGPDQEIEPLDELVSQTRPKSYKKLKDYPAIYFHYYQQAHLFWWHYKSPDRVEDPSRPWPIILWLSGGPVS, from the exons atgcagcagcagcagattTCAGAGACAAACATGGACAATCCTTCTGCTCCATCCAAGCAATTATCTGAATCAAGAAGTACCAAAGAACTGGTGACTAATGGAGAGGAACCACCAGAGAGGTATTTCTACAAAAACTGTGATGAAGGGTTCTTGGACCCTTCTCTTCCAGCGATGGAGATACCTGTTATTGATCTTGGCTTACTGAAATCCCCAGAAGAGCTCGAAAAACTTCGATCCGCTCTTATATCCTTTGGCTGCATCGAG GCAATCAATCATGGAATGACGAGTACATTCCTAGATGAAGTGAGAGAAGTTGTCAAACAATTCTTTCAACTTCCTGAGGCGGAAAAGCAGAAATATGCCAGAGAAGTAAATAGCATTGAAGGGTATGGGAATGATATGATTCTTTTAGACAGTCAGATACTGGATTGGAATGATCGATTGTACCTCAAAATAAGCCCGGAAGATCAGCGACAGCTCAGATTTTGGCCCCAAAACCCTGAATCCTTGAG AGACATCCTACATGAATATACTCTGAagttaaaaatgataaatgaaGTGGTACTCAAGGCCATGGCAAGATCATTAAACTTGGAGGACAATAGCTTCTTGAGCCAGTTCGGAGAAGAAGCAAACATGTTTGCCAGATTTAATTTCTATCCTCCGTGTCCAAAGCCTGATGTAGTTCTCGGCCTCAAACCGCACGCAGATGGTTCTGGAATCACCATGGTCTTGCAAGACAAAGAAGTGGAAGGACTTCAGTTCCTAAAAGACAGTAAATGGTTTAGAGCTCCTATTGTTCCTGAAGCCCTTCTCATCAACATTGGTGATCAAGTAGAG ATAATGAGTAATGGATTCTTCAAGAGCCCAATGCACAGGGCAGTaataagcaaagaaaaacagaggattTCTCTGGCTGTATTCTCTGCTCCGGGACCTGATCAGGAGATTGAACCACTTGATGAACTGGTCAGCCAGACGAGGCCGAAATCATACAAGAAGCTGAAAGATTACCCAGCAATCTACTTCCACTACTATCAACAAG CTCACTTGTTTTGGTGGCATTATAAGAGTCCTGATAGAGTTGAAGATCCATCTAGACCATGGCCAATAATTCTATGGCTGTCGGGAGGTCCAGTAAGTTAG
- the LOC119995356 gene encoding protein SRG1-like isoform X1 produces the protein MQQQQISETNMDNPSAPSKQLSESRSTKELVTNGEEPPERYFYKNCDEGFLDPSLPAMEIPVIDLGLLKSPEELEKLRSALISFGCIEAINHGMTSTFLDEVREVVKQFFQLPEAEKQKYAREVNSIEGYGNDMILLDSQILDWNDRLYLKISPEDQRQLRFWPQNPESLRDILHEYTLKLKMINEVVLKAMARSLNLEDNSFLSQFGEEANMFARFNFYPPCPKPDVVLGLKPHADGSGITMVLQDKEVEGLQFLKDSKWFRAPIVPEALLINIGDQVEIMSNGFFKSPMHRAVISKEKQRISLAVFSAPGPDQEIEPLDELVSQTRPKSYKKLKDYPAIYFHYYQQEAHLFWWHYKSPDRVEDPSRPWPIILWLSGGPVS, from the exons atgcagcagcagcagattTCAGAGACAAACATGGACAATCCTTCTGCTCCATCCAAGCAATTATCTGAATCAAGAAGTACCAAAGAACTGGTGACTAATGGAGAGGAACCACCAGAGAGGTATTTCTACAAAAACTGTGATGAAGGGTTCTTGGACCCTTCTCTTCCAGCGATGGAGATACCTGTTATTGATCTTGGCTTACTGAAATCCCCAGAAGAGCTCGAAAAACTTCGATCCGCTCTTATATCCTTTGGCTGCATCGAG GCAATCAATCATGGAATGACGAGTACATTCCTAGATGAAGTGAGAGAAGTTGTCAAACAATTCTTTCAACTTCCTGAGGCGGAAAAGCAGAAATATGCCAGAGAAGTAAATAGCATTGAAGGGTATGGGAATGATATGATTCTTTTAGACAGTCAGATACTGGATTGGAATGATCGATTGTACCTCAAAATAAGCCCGGAAGATCAGCGACAGCTCAGATTTTGGCCCCAAAACCCTGAATCCTTGAG AGACATCCTACATGAATATACTCTGAagttaaaaatgataaatgaaGTGGTACTCAAGGCCATGGCAAGATCATTAAACTTGGAGGACAATAGCTTCTTGAGCCAGTTCGGAGAAGAAGCAAACATGTTTGCCAGATTTAATTTCTATCCTCCGTGTCCAAAGCCTGATGTAGTTCTCGGCCTCAAACCGCACGCAGATGGTTCTGGAATCACCATGGTCTTGCAAGACAAAGAAGTGGAAGGACTTCAGTTCCTAAAAGACAGTAAATGGTTTAGAGCTCCTATTGTTCCTGAAGCCCTTCTCATCAACATTGGTGATCAAGTAGAG ATAATGAGTAATGGATTCTTCAAGAGCCCAATGCACAGGGCAGTaataagcaaagaaaaacagaggattTCTCTGGCTGTATTCTCTGCTCCGGGACCTGATCAGGAGATTGAACCACTTGATGAACTGGTCAGCCAGACGAGGCCGAAATCATACAAGAAGCTGAAAGATTACCCAGCAATCTACTTCCACTACTATCAACAAG AAGCTCACTTGTTTTGGTGGCATTATAAGAGTCCTGATAGAGTTGAAGATCCATCTAGACCATGGCCAATAATTCTATGGCTGTCGGGAGGTCCAGTAAGTTAG
- the LOC119995356 gene encoding protein SRG1-like isoform X5, protein MQQQQISETNMDNPSAPSKQLSESRSTKELVTNGEEPPERYFYKNCDEGFLDPSLPAMEIPVIDLGLLKSPEELEKLRSALISFGCIEAINHGMTSTFLDEVREVVKQFFQLPEAEKQKYAREVNSIEGYGNDMILLDSQILDWNDRLYLKISPEDQRQLRFWPQNPESLRDILHEYTLKLKMINEVVLKAMARSLNLEDNSFLSQFGEEANMFARFNFYPPCPKPDVVLGLKPHADGSGITMVLQDKEVEGLQFLKDSKWFRAPIVPEALLINIGDQVEFSLIYTDNE, encoded by the exons atgcagcagcagcagattTCAGAGACAAACATGGACAATCCTTCTGCTCCATCCAAGCAATTATCTGAATCAAGAAGTACCAAAGAACTGGTGACTAATGGAGAGGAACCACCAGAGAGGTATTTCTACAAAAACTGTGATGAAGGGTTCTTGGACCCTTCTCTTCCAGCGATGGAGATACCTGTTATTGATCTTGGCTTACTGAAATCCCCAGAAGAGCTCGAAAAACTTCGATCCGCTCTTATATCCTTTGGCTGCATCGAG GCAATCAATCATGGAATGACGAGTACATTCCTAGATGAAGTGAGAGAAGTTGTCAAACAATTCTTTCAACTTCCTGAGGCGGAAAAGCAGAAATATGCCAGAGAAGTAAATAGCATTGAAGGGTATGGGAATGATATGATTCTTTTAGACAGTCAGATACTGGATTGGAATGATCGATTGTACCTCAAAATAAGCCCGGAAGATCAGCGACAGCTCAGATTTTGGCCCCAAAACCCTGAATCCTTGAG AGACATCCTACATGAATATACTCTGAagttaaaaatgataaatgaaGTGGTACTCAAGGCCATGGCAAGATCATTAAACTTGGAGGACAATAGCTTCTTGAGCCAGTTCGGAGAAGAAGCAAACATGTTTGCCAGATTTAATTTCTATCCTCCGTGTCCAAAGCCTGATGTAGTTCTCGGCCTCAAACCGCACGCAGATGGTTCTGGAATCACCATGGTCTTGCAAGACAAAGAAGTGGAAGGACTTCAGTTCCTAAAAGACAGTAAATGGTTTAGAGCTCCTATTGTTCCTGAAGCCCTTCTCATCAACATTGGTGATCAAGTAGAG TTCTCTTTGATATACACAGATAATGAGTAA
- the LOC119995356 gene encoding protein SRG1-like isoform X4, with the protein MQQQQISETNMDNPSAPSKQLSESRSTKELVTNGEEPPERYFYKNCDEGFLDPSLPAMEIPVIDLGLLKSPEELEKLRSALISFGCIEAINHGMTSTFLDEVREVVKQFFQLPEAEKQKYAREVNSIEGYGNDMILLDSQILDWNDRLYLKISPEDQRQLRFWPQNPESLRDILHEYTLKLKMINEVVLKAMARSLNLEDNSFLSQFGEEANMFARFNFYPPCPKPDVVLGLKPHADGSGITMVLQDKEVEGLQFLKDSKWFRAPIVPEALLINIGDQVEIMSNGFFKSPMHRAVISKEKQRISLAVFSAPGPDQEIEPLDELVSQTRPKSYKKLKDYPAIYFHYYQQGKRPIEAVKI; encoded by the exons atgcagcagcagcagattTCAGAGACAAACATGGACAATCCTTCTGCTCCATCCAAGCAATTATCTGAATCAAGAAGTACCAAAGAACTGGTGACTAATGGAGAGGAACCACCAGAGAGGTATTTCTACAAAAACTGTGATGAAGGGTTCTTGGACCCTTCTCTTCCAGCGATGGAGATACCTGTTATTGATCTTGGCTTACTGAAATCCCCAGAAGAGCTCGAAAAACTTCGATCCGCTCTTATATCCTTTGGCTGCATCGAG GCAATCAATCATGGAATGACGAGTACATTCCTAGATGAAGTGAGAGAAGTTGTCAAACAATTCTTTCAACTTCCTGAGGCGGAAAAGCAGAAATATGCCAGAGAAGTAAATAGCATTGAAGGGTATGGGAATGATATGATTCTTTTAGACAGTCAGATACTGGATTGGAATGATCGATTGTACCTCAAAATAAGCCCGGAAGATCAGCGACAGCTCAGATTTTGGCCCCAAAACCCTGAATCCTTGAG AGACATCCTACATGAATATACTCTGAagttaaaaatgataaatgaaGTGGTACTCAAGGCCATGGCAAGATCATTAAACTTGGAGGACAATAGCTTCTTGAGCCAGTTCGGAGAAGAAGCAAACATGTTTGCCAGATTTAATTTCTATCCTCCGTGTCCAAAGCCTGATGTAGTTCTCGGCCTCAAACCGCACGCAGATGGTTCTGGAATCACCATGGTCTTGCAAGACAAAGAAGTGGAAGGACTTCAGTTCCTAAAAGACAGTAAATGGTTTAGAGCTCCTATTGTTCCTGAAGCCCTTCTCATCAACATTGGTGATCAAGTAGAG ATAATGAGTAATGGATTCTTCAAGAGCCCAATGCACAGGGCAGTaataagcaaagaaaaacagaggattTCTCTGGCTGTATTCTCTGCTCCGGGACCTGATCAGGAGATTGAACCACTTGATGAACTGGTCAGCCAGACGAGGCCGAAATCATACAAGAAGCTGAAAGATTACCCAGCAATCTACTTCCACTACTATCAACAAGGTAAGAGACCAATAGAAGCAGTGAAAATATAG
- the LOC119995358 gene encoding retinoid-inducible serine carboxypeptidase-like: MEKLQDVIIHYSNSVYLHNFLKDHGDNKEEGRPVDFKKFMNDVVKVKLEIIPEDVIWGAQQNYVQKALRGEIMKDKIEEVDKLLAKGINVAIYNGQVDIFFIIVEQ; encoded by the exons ATGGAAAAGCTTCAAGATGTTATTATTCATTATAGCAATTCTGTg TATTTACATAACTTCTTGAAAGACCATGGAGATAATAAAGAAGAAGGAAGGCCTGTTGACTTTAAAAAGTTTATGAATGATGTTGTTAAAGTAAAGCTGGAAATTATTCCTGAGGATGTAAT ATGGGGAGCACAACAAAATTATGTTCAGAAAGCCTTGAGAGGAGAAATCATGAAAGATAAAATTGAAGag GTTGACAAGCTCCTAGCCAAAGGCATAAATGTTGCTATATACAATGGACAGgtagatattttttttattatcgtaGAGCAATGA